Below is a window of Sulfitobacter sp. SK012 DNA.
CGGGCGACGTTGCAGCCATCTGCCCCCAAAGCAAATACCCGGCACATGTCAAAGGCGCTGATCAACTTGCCAGACGCGATCACCTTTATCTGGTCGCGGATGCCAAGGCCCACGAGCGTGTTGTGAACAAGCATCAGACCTTCGCGCAAAGGAGCGCCTTTGTGATCGGCAAATTCTACCGGCGCAGCACCAGTGCCGCCTTCGGCCCCGTCCACGGTAATAAAATCTGGGCTGATGCCACTTTCCTTGATCGCTTTTGCAATCGCAAACCATTCCCATGGATGGCCCACGCACATCTTAATGCCTACCGGTTTGCCGTCTGACAAAGTCCGAAGTTCTTGGATAAAAGCGCAAAGCTCCAGCGGCGTTGAAAACGCGCTATGCGAACTTGGGCTTATACAATCAACACCAACTTCTATGCCGCGCGCCTCTGCGATTTCCTCGGTAACTTTCGCCCCAAGCAGAATGCCGCCATGTCCGGGTTTTGCCCCCTGCGACAGCTTAATTTCGATCATTTTAACCTGATCCTCGGCAGAGGTGGTCGCAAACTTTTCTGGATCAAATTGACCATCCGCTGTGCGGCATCCGAAATATCCACTGCCAATCTGCCAGATCAAATCGCCGCCGTGCTTGCGGTGAAACTTTGAGATAGAGCCCTCGCCGGTAGTGTGCGCGAAATCACCCATCTTTGCCCCTCCGTTTAGGGCCTCGATGGCATTTGGGGACAATGCGCCATACGACATTCCGGAAATATTCAGGACGGATCCTTTGTAGGGCTTTGTGCATCCCGGACCGCCAAACGTAACCGTAAAAGGATCAGCAGGCAGATGTTGCGGCATCATGGAGTGGTTGATCCATTCGTGCCCGACTTCATTGACATTGCGCAGGGTGCCGAAAGGCCTGAGCCCTTCCATACCTTTCGCACGGCGATAGACCAAGGCACGTTGTTCGCGGGAAAATGGTGTTTCTTCGTGGTCGCTCTCTAGGAAATACTGACGTATTTCGGGGCGGAAATGTTCAAACAAAAACCGCAACCGCGCGACCAGCGGGTAGTTCTTGAGAACAGCACTTTTGTTTTGAAACAGATCGTTCAACCCCAGCAGCGACAACAGAAAAGCGATGGCGGATATTGCGCCGCCCCAAAAGGGCGCAGGTCCAGCCAATAGCAAGCCAAACGGCACCAACAACACAACAACAGCCAAAGGTAAGTAACGCATTCTGAACTCCCATCAGTGCAGCAAGGAGCGCATTCCAAGAGCGTTGCGTCAAGGCAGTTGCGCAATAATTGACCAAAGGGATGGTTAATCCACGCCCCAGTTTTTGTC
It encodes the following:
- a CDS encoding FMN-binding glutamate synthase family protein, which produces MRYLPLAVVVLLVPFGLLLAGPAPFWGGAISAIAFLLSLLGLNDLFQNKSAVLKNYPLVARLRFLFEHFRPEIRQYFLESDHEETPFSREQRALVYRRAKGMEGLRPFGTLRNVNEVGHEWINHSMMPQHLPADPFTVTFGGPGCTKPYKGSVLNISGMSYGALSPNAIEALNGGAKMGDFAHTTGEGSISKFHRKHGGDLIWQIGSGYFGCRTADGQFDPEKFATTSAEDQVKMIEIKLSQGAKPGHGGILLGAKVTEEIAEARGIEVGVDCISPSSHSAFSTPLELCAFIQELRTLSDGKPVGIKMCVGHPWEWFAIAKAIKESGISPDFITVDGAEGGTGAAPVEFADHKGAPLREGLMLVHNTLVGLGIRDQIKVIASGKLISAFDMCRVFALGADGCNVARGFMFALGCIQAQACHTGKCPTGVTTQDPGRYKALVVEDKSTRVANFHKNTMTALREAVESSGLSHPSEFTPHHLMIRISSREARSAASQYLWLESGDLEANDAVHPAFAKYWDHAQTGSFVSAA